One genomic segment of Drosophila melanogaster chromosome 3R includes these proteins:
- the sad gene encoding shadow, whose protein sequence is MTEKRERPGPLRWLRHLLDQLLVRILSLSLFRSRCDPPPLQRFPATELPPAVAAKYVPIPRVKGLPVVGTLVDLIAAGGATHLHKYIDARHKQYGPIFRERLGGTQDAVFVSSANLMRGVFQHEGQYPQHPLPDAWTLYNQQHACQRGLFFMEGAEWLHNRRILNRLLLNGNLNWMDVHIESCTRRMVDQWKRRTAEAAAIPLAESGEIRSYELPLLEQQLYRWSIEVLCCIMFGTSVLTCPKIQSSLDYFTQIVHKVFEHSSRLMTFPPRLAQILRLPIWRDFEANVDEVLREGAAIIDHCIRVQEDQRRPHDEALYHRLQAADVPGDMIKRIFVDLVIAAGDTTAFSSQWALFALSKEPRLQQRLAKERATNDSRLMHGLIKESLRLYPVAPFIGRYLPQDAQLGGHFIEKDTMVLLSLYTAGRDPSHFEQPERVLPERWCIGETEQVHKSHGSLPFAIGQRSCIGRRVALKQLHSLLGRCAAQFEMSCLNEMPVDSVLRMVTVPDRTLRLALRPRTE, encoded by the exons ATGACCGAGAAGAGGGAGCGGCCGGGCCCGCTGCGCTGGCTGAGACACCTGCTCGACCAGCTCCTGGTGCGAATCCTTAGCCTGAGCCTCTTCCGTTCGCGCTGCGATCCGCCGCCTTTGCAGCGTTTTCCCGCAACGGAACTACCGCCTGCCGTCGCCGCCAAATACGTGCCCATTCCAAGGGTGAAGGGACTTCCGGTAGTTGGGACACTTGTGGATCTTATAGCCGCCGGCGGAGCCACGCA CCTTCATAAGTACATCGATGCGAGGCACAAGCAGTATGGTCCCATTTTCCGGGAGCGATTGGGCGGTACCCAGGATGCAGTGTTCGTATCGTCCGCAAATCTCATGCGCGGAGTCTTCCAGCACGAGGGTCAGTATCCGCAGCATCCGCTGCCGGATGCCTGGACGCTGTATAACCAGCAACATGCCTGCCAACGGGGACTGTTCTTCAT GGAGGGCGCCGAGTGGCTGCACAACCGACGCATACTTAATCGACTGCTGCTCAACGGAAATTTGAATTGGATGGACGTGCATATTGAGAGCTGTACCAGACGAATGGTGGATCAGTGGAAAAGACGCACTGCGGAGGCGGCGGCGATTCCGCTAGCGGAGAGTGGTGAAATACGAAGCTACGAACTGCCCCTGTTGGAACAACAGCTCTACCGTTGGTCCATAGAAG TTCTGTGCTGCATCATGTTTGGCACCAGCGTGCTCACCTGCCCCAAGATCCAGTCCTCGCTGGACTACTTCACGCAGATTGTGCACAAGGTGTTTGAGCATAGCTCGCGACTGATGACATTCCCGCCTCGCTTGGCCCAGATTTTGCGCCTGCCCATCTGGCGGGATTTCGAGGCCAATGTGGATGAGGTGCTGCGTGAGGGAGCTGCCATAATCGATCACTGCATCAGAGTGCAGGAGGACCAAAGGAGACCGCACGATGAGGCGCTTTACCATCGCCTCCAGGCGGCGGATGTGCCAGGCGATATGATCAAGCGGATATTTGTAGACTTGGTCATTGCAGCAGGTGACACG ACCGCATTCAGCAGTCAGTGGGCTTTGTTTGCCCTTTCAAAGGAGCCGAGGCTCCAGCAACGACTGGCCAAGGAGCGAGCTACCAATGATTCTCGCCTGATGCACGGCCTGATCAAGGAGTCCCTGCGTCTGTACCCCGTAGCTCCCTTCATTGGCCGATATCTGCCGCAGGACGCGCAACTTGGCGGTCACTTTATCGAAAAGGAT ACCATGGTGCTGCTCTCCTTGTACACGGCAGGTCGCGATCCATCACACTTTGAGCAGCCGGAACGTGTGCTCCCGGAGCGCTGGTGCATTGGAGAGACGGAGCAGGTGCATAAGTCACACGGCAGTCTGCCTTTTGCCATCGGCCAGCGGTCTTGCATTGGTCGCCGTGTGGCACTCAAGCAGCTCCACTCCCTGCTGGGCCGATGTGCTGCTCAGTTTGAGATGAGCTGCCTTAACGAGATGCCCGTTGACAGCGTACTCCGCATGGTCACCGTGCCCGATCGGACTTTGCGTTTAGCCCTTCGGCCGCGAACCGAGTGA
- the CG6962 gene encoding uncharacterized protein, whose product MSQTMPPENLSSRLLTVLSLPLFERVHELSILFDRCSLRQVQEIFPHVVHSIFGIDGNPLGWGLRTTTLENNPVQFQTLHQFFGVCGPLMHVCHRLLVDQYKFELDINLLPAKFVSLLQNGQNPSFYAELINVETMMHQVSTLSLNAFDFYVIHFVLYALQPLHSINPIAMQIHNVRSKTVYLKLVAEYLNNFLPLLPDARIEPVHFSSGVKAPQPLPAQALQPQRQPRYIKIPSSYRNGGNVSGGGGIPSASVGVGNISPQSNSPSASSNRAYAWRSESVLHFFVDIWLRYDIESEHHLPSSDFVRGVRTLVKQVHFFANGAQHDHSSLCALRKVSLSMVKARIYAFIVGLIDRWPLDSSLMVVLELWLSYIQPWRYTIASLNNKTPSLSYRPPISSCFDGFIIDNLIMYTHIFMQLLPHFGRLDYTVYRNAFMLYRLATIFSQHDLVDKLQRFEAIHAGNSFGFDSPQRQVNIMNKSVSPGTPWNQAVNISSAKLFSYTMQTQMETFLLLISMARNSVLRDIAKLRNEIAERQRSEGFLKNFYKKIFGECTQEEVTLREFSRIPEVLRQCIDAFCRTFNVDQANLSMHETLPEEPSVPSAPAVQNFSFFDASDTLDTSKLNPHQMSLNASSLHAAVDPATLPIQTNEVRALVRMLHFVSEKINNKYGSQLQGFYVRDDYFGKVARQLLYAPMTEQWFDKSSGHVEICENLVPPRVCLRPLGSIPALTTIGCSMIFGQLVWGAPLLGIFILATVLLVYIMLQALFS is encoded by the exons ATGTCGCAGACCATGCCGCCAGAAAACCTAAGC AGCCGCCTGTTGACGGTGCTCAGTTTGCCTCTATTCGAGCGCGTGCACGAGCTGAGCATCCTGTTCGATCGGTGCTCCTTGCGCCAAGTGCAGGAGATCTTCCCCCACGTTGTGCACTCCATCTTCGGGATAGATGGCAATCCGTTGGGCTGGGGCCTGCGGACCACGACGCTTGAAAACAATCCGGTGCAATTCCAAACGCTGCACCAGTTCTTCGGCGTCTGTGGTCCCCTGATGCATGTTTGCCACCGTCTGCTCGTCGACCAGTACAAATTCGAACTAGACATCAATCTGCTGCCG GCGAAATTCGTTAGCCTGCTGCAGAATGGTCAGAATCCTAGTTTCTATGCAGAACTCATCAATGTGGAGACGATGATGCACCAGGTGTCCACGCTCTCGCTCAACGCCTTCGACTTCTATGTGATTCACTTTGTGCTATATGCCCTGCAGCCACTACACTCTATCAATCCCATAGCCATGCAAATCCACAATGTGCGCAGCAAAACGGTCTACTTGAAACTGGTGGCCGAGTACCTTAACAACTTCCTGCCGCTGCTTCCCGATGCACGCATAGAACCGGTGCACTTTAGCAGCGGGGTTAAGGCGCCACAGCCATTGCCAGCCCAAGCATTACAGCCCCAAAGACAACCGCGCTACATTAAGATTCCCAGCTCCTATCGCAATGGTGGAAACGTGTCGGGCGGCGGTGGCATTCCCAGTGCAAGCGTTGGCGTCGGGAACATATCACCACAGTCCAACAGCCCAAGTGCCAGCTCCAACCGGGCTTACGCATGGCGATCTGAAAGTGTACTCCACTTTTTCGTAGACATCTGGCTGCGTTACGACATCGAGTCGGAGCATCATTTGCCCAGCAGCGATTTTGTGCGCGGCGTACGCACCTTGGTCAAGCAGGTGCACTTTTTTGCAAATGGCGCTCAGCACGACCACAGTTCGCTGTGCGCGCTGCGTAAGGTATCGTTGAGTATGGTTAAGGCAAGAATCTACGCCTTTATTGTTGGTTTGATCGATCGTTGGCCTCTGGACAGCTCGTTGATGGTGGTGCTGGAGCTTTGGCTCAGTTACATTCAGCCATGGAGATACACCATAGCGTCGCTGAACAATAAAAC ACCTAGTCTTTCCTACAGGCCGCCCATTTCGTCCTGCTTCGATGGCTTTATTATCGACAACCTTATTATGTACACTCACATATTTATGCAGCTACTGCCACACTTTGGGCGGTTGGACTACACTGTGTATAGGAACGCATTTATGCTGTACCGTCTGGCCACAATCTTCTCTCAACATGATTTAGTAGATAAACTTCAGCGTTTTGAGGCTATACATGCAGGCAATTCTTTTGGCTTTGACTCGCCACAGCGCCAAGTCAACATAATGAA CAAATCCGTTTCTCCAGGCACTCCGTGGAATCAAGCTGTTAACATAAGCTCCGCCAAACTTTTTAGTTATACTATGCAAACGCAAATGGAAACCTTCTTGTTGCTAATCAGTATGGCCCGCAACTCGGTGCTCAGAGACATCGCCAAGCTACGAAATGAAATTGCGGAGAGACAGCGGTCTGAAGGATTTCTTAAGAACTTTTATAAGAAGATCTTTGGCGAGTGCACCCAGGAAGAAGTGACCCTGCGCGAGTTCAGTCGCATTCCGGAGGTTTTGCGTCAATGCATCGACGCATTCTGTCGAACGTTTAAT GTTGATCAAGCGAATCTATCTATGCATGAAACTCTGCCAGAGGAACCATCTGTGCCTTCTGCGCCTGCTGTGCAAAATTTCAGCTTTTTCGACGCCAGCGACACTTTGGACACCTCAAAGCTGAACCCGCACCAAATGTCGCTCAATGCTTCTAGCCTGCATGCCGCTGTCGATCCCGCCACGCTGCCCATCCAAACCAATGAAGTTAGAGCATTGGTAAGAATGCTGCATTTCGTTTCGGAAAAGATTAACAATAAG TATGGTAGTCAATTACAAGGATTCTACGTCCGCGACGATTACTTCGGAAAAGTGGCCCGGCAACTGTTGTACGCTCCGATGACGGAACAGTGGTTTGACAAAAGCTCCGGCCACGTTGAAATATGTGAAAATCTGGTTCCTCCGCGAGTTTGCCTACGACCATTGGGCTCTATACCCGCTCTCACAACGATCGGTTGTTCGATGATCTTTGGACAACTGGTGTGGGGTGCCCCACTCCTGGGAATATTTATTCTGGCGACTGTGCTATTAGTCTATATCATGCTGCAGGCATTGTTTTCCTAG